From a region of the Panicum virgatum strain AP13 chromosome 2K, P.virgatum_v5, whole genome shotgun sequence genome:
- the LOC120674058 gene encoding ras-related protein RGP1, with translation MSRGGSHGELGQRIDYVFKVVLIGDSAVGKSQLLARFARNEFNLDSKATIGVEFQTRTLNIDKRTVKAQIWDTAGQERYRAVTSAYYRGAVGAMLVYDITKRQSFDHVARWLEELRGHADNNIVIMLIGNKSDLGTLRAVPTEDAKEFAERENLFFMETSALEAVNVESAFTTVLTEIYRIVSKKNLIANEESDSSGSSSLLKGTKIIVPGQEPPPASKATCCMSS, from the exons ATGTCTCGGGGCGGGAGCCACGGGGAGCTGGGGCAGAGGATCGACTACGTCTTCAAGGTGGTGCTCATCGGCGACTCCGCGGTGGGCAAGTCGCAGCTGCTCGCGCGCTTCGCCCGCAACGAGTTCAACCTCGACTCCAAGGCCACCATCGGGGTCGAGTTCCAGACGCGCACCCTCAACATCGACAAGCGTACCGTCAAGGCGCAGATCTGGGACACCGCTGGACAGGAGAG GTATCGAGCTGTAACAAGTGCCTACTACAGAGGTGCAGTTGGAGCTATGTTAGTATATGACATAACCAAGCGCCAGTCCTTTGATCATGTGGCTAGGTGGCTTGAGGAACTACGTGGCCATGCAGATAATAACATTGTTATCATGCTTATTGGTAACAAATCCGATCTAGGCACGCTTCGTGCCGTGCCAACAGAGGATGCTAAGGAGTTTGCTGAGCGAGAAAACCTTTTCTTCATGGAGACCTCTGCCCTTGAGGCTGTCAATGTTGAGAGTGCCTTCACAACTGTCCTGACAGAGATTTACCGGATTGTCAGCAAGAAAAACCTTATTGCCAATGAGGAGTCTGATTCTAGTGGAAGTTCAAGTCTACTGAAAGGAACCAAGATTATTGTCCCTGGTCAGGAGCCACCCCCTGCATCCAAGGCAACATGTTGTATGTCCTCCTAG
- the LOC120674068 gene encoding SURP and G-patch domain-containing protein 1-like protein isoform X2 translates to MDKGLFANDGSFMERFKQMQQEQEKAATAAASSAAPKPANPKQGFAVAANKRPFELKKAGPVATGGKLAFSLKKAKVAIAPVFAPEDEEEDAADVDREEPAKRQKSVKADTPAVAAPTGAVAPPPPNDMTVRQVADKLASFVAKNGRQFENITRQRNPGDTPFKFLFDKHCPDYKYYEFRLAEEEKILAQSKEAEASRNANNASSKAPIGLHKSSFEQKPSYQTPASALYGAYEGSSSQGSSSSYAGDTSVPSDPVALMEFYMKKAAQEERKRPPRQSKDEMPPPPSLQGPPKKGHHMGDFIPPEELEKFMTRCNDAEAQKATKEAAEKAKIQADNIGHKLLSKMGWREGEGLGSERRGRADPIMAGDVKKDHLGVGAVQPGEVTSEDDIYEQYKKRMMLGYRYRPNPLNNPRKAYY, encoded by the exons ATGGATAAGGGTCTCTTCGCCAACGACGGCTCCTTCATGGAGAGGTTCAagcagatgcagcaggagcaggagaaggccgccaccgccgccgcctcatcgGCGGCGCCCAAGCCTGCGAACCCCAAACAGGGGTTTGCTGTGGCGGCGAACAAGAGGCCGTTTGAGCTGAAGAAGGCCGGACCAGTCGCCACGGGTGGCAAGCTGGCCTTCAGCCTCAAGAAGGCCAAGGTCGCAATCGCGCCTGTTTTCGCGCCCGAAGATGAAGAGGAGGATGCGGCAGATGTCGACagggaggagcctgccaagCGCCAGAAATCTGTGAAAGCTGATACTCCTGCGGTGGCTGCCCCGACCGGGGCTGTTG CCCCCCCACCACCAAATGATATGACAGTGAGGCAAGTTGCTGACAAATTAGCTagctttgttgccaaaaatgGGAGACAGTTTGAGAATATTACACGGCAAAGGAATCCTGGAGATACACCATTCAA GTTTCTATTTGACAAGCACTGTCCAGACTACAAATATTATGAGTTTCGCCTTGCTGAAGAGGAAAAGATTCTTGCCCAATCAAAGGAGGCTGAAGCATCAAGAAATG CAAACAATGCAAGCTCCAAAGCACCGATTGGTCTGCACAAAAGCTCATTTGAACAAAAGCCTAGCTATCAAACACCTGCATCAGCTTTGTATGGGGCATATGAGGGTAGTTCTTCCCAAGGAAGCTCATCTAGTTATG CAGGTGATACGTCTGTGCCCTCAGATCCTGTAGCGTTGATGGAATTCTACATGAAGAAGGCTGCACAGGAAGAACGGAAGAGACCACCAAGGCAGTCAAAAGATGAAATGCCGCCACCTCCTTCCCTGCAAG GTCCTCCTAAGAAGGGACACCACATGGGTGACTTTATACCTCCAGAAGAACTTGAAAAGTTCATGACACGTTGTAACGATGCTGAAGCGCAGAAGGCTACCAAAGAAGCTGCCGAGAAGGCTAAGATTCAAGCAGACAATATTGGGCACAAACTTCTATCTAAGATGGGCTGGCGGGAAG GTGAGGGCCTTGGTAGCGAGAGAAGAGGCCGTGCGGATCCCATTATGGCTGGAGATGTGAAGAAGGATCATCTTGGTGTTGGTGCTGTCCAGCCTGGTGAGGTCACATCTGAAGATGACATTTACGAGCAATACAAGAAGCGAATGATGCTTGGCTACCGTTATAGACCAAACCCACTG AACAATCCAAGGAAAGCATACTACTGA
- the LOC120674068 gene encoding SURP and G-patch domain-containing protein 1-like protein isoform X1, which yields MDKGLFANDGSFMERFKQMQQEQEKAATAAASSAAPKPANPKQGFAVAANKRPFELKKAGPVATGGKLAFSLKKAKVAIAPVFAPEDEEEDAADVDREEPAKRQKSVKADTPAVAAPTGAVAPPPPNDMTVRQVADKLASFVAKNGRQFENITRQRNPGDTPFKFLFDKHCPDYKYYEFRLAEEEKILAQSKEAEASRNGWWLEFSFFFSILNLCANLFDVYTLAANNASSKAPIGLHKSSFEQKPSYQTPASALYGAYEGSSSQGSSSSYAGDTSVPSDPVALMEFYMKKAAQEERKRPPRQSKDEMPPPPSLQGPPKKGHHMGDFIPPEELEKFMTRCNDAEAQKATKEAAEKAKIQADNIGHKLLSKMGWREGEGLGSERRGRADPIMAGDVKKDHLGVGAVQPGEVTSEDDIYEQYKKRMMLGYRYRPNPLNNPRKAYY from the exons ATGGATAAGGGTCTCTTCGCCAACGACGGCTCCTTCATGGAGAGGTTCAagcagatgcagcaggagcaggagaaggccgccaccgccgccgcctcatcgGCGGCGCCCAAGCCTGCGAACCCCAAACAGGGGTTTGCTGTGGCGGCGAACAAGAGGCCGTTTGAGCTGAAGAAGGCCGGACCAGTCGCCACGGGTGGCAAGCTGGCCTTCAGCCTCAAGAAGGCCAAGGTCGCAATCGCGCCTGTTTTCGCGCCCGAAGATGAAGAGGAGGATGCGGCAGATGTCGACagggaggagcctgccaagCGCCAGAAATCTGTGAAAGCTGATACTCCTGCGGTGGCTGCCCCGACCGGGGCTGTTG CCCCCCCACCACCAAATGATATGACAGTGAGGCAAGTTGCTGACAAATTAGCTagctttgttgccaaaaatgGGAGACAGTTTGAGAATATTACACGGCAAAGGAATCCTGGAGATACACCATTCAA GTTTCTATTTGACAAGCACTGTCCAGACTACAAATATTATGAGTTTCGCCTTGCTGAAGAGGAAAAGATTCTTGCCCAATCAAAGGAGGCTGAAGCATCAAGAAATGGTTGGTGGCTtgaattttctttctttttctctattttAAACTTATGTGCAAATCTCTTTGATGTATATACTCTTGCAGCAAACAATGCAAGCTCCAAAGCACCGATTGGTCTGCACAAAAGCTCATTTGAACAAAAGCCTAGCTATCAAACACCTGCATCAGCTTTGTATGGGGCATATGAGGGTAGTTCTTCCCAAGGAAGCTCATCTAGTTATG CAGGTGATACGTCTGTGCCCTCAGATCCTGTAGCGTTGATGGAATTCTACATGAAGAAGGCTGCACAGGAAGAACGGAAGAGACCACCAAGGCAGTCAAAAGATGAAATGCCGCCACCTCCTTCCCTGCAAG GTCCTCCTAAGAAGGGACACCACATGGGTGACTTTATACCTCCAGAAGAACTTGAAAAGTTCATGACACGTTGTAACGATGCTGAAGCGCAGAAGGCTACCAAAGAAGCTGCCGAGAAGGCTAAGATTCAAGCAGACAATATTGGGCACAAACTTCTATCTAAGATGGGCTGGCGGGAAG GTGAGGGCCTTGGTAGCGAGAGAAGAGGCCGTGCGGATCCCATTATGGCTGGAGATGTGAAGAAGGATCATCTTGGTGTTGGTGCTGTCCAGCCTGGTGAGGTCACATCTGAAGATGACATTTACGAGCAATACAAGAAGCGAATGATGCTTGGCTACCGTTATAGACCAAACCCACTG AACAATCCAAGGAAAGCATACTACTGA
- the LOC120674068 gene encoding SURP and G-patch domain-containing protein 1-like protein isoform X3 produces the protein MDKGLFANDGSFMERFKQMQQEQEKAATAAASSAAPKPANPKQGFAVAANKRPFELKKAGPVATGGKLAFSLKKAKVAIAPVFAPEDEEEDAADVDREEPAKRQKSVKADTPAVAAPTGAVAPPPPNDMTVRQVADKLASFVAKNGRQFENITRQRNPGDTPFKFLFDKHCPDYKYYEFRLAEEEKILAQSKEAEASRNANNASSKAPIGLHKSSFEQKPSYQTPASALYGAYEGSSSQGSSSSYGDTSVPSDPVALMEFYMKKAAQEERKRPPRQSKDEMPPPPSLQGPPKKGHHMGDFIPPEELEKFMTRCNDAEAQKATKEAAEKAKIQADNIGHKLLSKMGWREGEGLGSERRGRADPIMAGDVKKDHLGVGAVQPGEVTSEDDIYEQYKKRMMLGYRYRPNPLNNPRKAYY, from the exons ATGGATAAGGGTCTCTTCGCCAACGACGGCTCCTTCATGGAGAGGTTCAagcagatgcagcaggagcaggagaaggccgccaccgccgccgcctcatcgGCGGCGCCCAAGCCTGCGAACCCCAAACAGGGGTTTGCTGTGGCGGCGAACAAGAGGCCGTTTGAGCTGAAGAAGGCCGGACCAGTCGCCACGGGTGGCAAGCTGGCCTTCAGCCTCAAGAAGGCCAAGGTCGCAATCGCGCCTGTTTTCGCGCCCGAAGATGAAGAGGAGGATGCGGCAGATGTCGACagggaggagcctgccaagCGCCAGAAATCTGTGAAAGCTGATACTCCTGCGGTGGCTGCCCCGACCGGGGCTGTTG CCCCCCCACCACCAAATGATATGACAGTGAGGCAAGTTGCTGACAAATTAGCTagctttgttgccaaaaatgGGAGACAGTTTGAGAATATTACACGGCAAAGGAATCCTGGAGATACACCATTCAA GTTTCTATTTGACAAGCACTGTCCAGACTACAAATATTATGAGTTTCGCCTTGCTGAAGAGGAAAAGATTCTTGCCCAATCAAAGGAGGCTGAAGCATCAAGAAATG CAAACAATGCAAGCTCCAAAGCACCGATTGGTCTGCACAAAAGCTCATTTGAACAAAAGCCTAGCTATCAAACACCTGCATCAGCTTTGTATGGGGCATATGAGGGTAGTTCTTCCCAAGGAAGCTCATCTAGTTATG GTGATACGTCTGTGCCCTCAGATCCTGTAGCGTTGATGGAATTCTACATGAAGAAGGCTGCACAGGAAGAACGGAAGAGACCACCAAGGCAGTCAAAAGATGAAATGCCGCCACCTCCTTCCCTGCAAG GTCCTCCTAAGAAGGGACACCACATGGGTGACTTTATACCTCCAGAAGAACTTGAAAAGTTCATGACACGTTGTAACGATGCTGAAGCGCAGAAGGCTACCAAAGAAGCTGCCGAGAAGGCTAAGATTCAAGCAGACAATATTGGGCACAAACTTCTATCTAAGATGGGCTGGCGGGAAG GTGAGGGCCTTGGTAGCGAGAGAAGAGGCCGTGCGGATCCCATTATGGCTGGAGATGTGAAGAAGGATCATCTTGGTGTTGGTGCTGTCCAGCCTGGTGAGGTCACATCTGAAGATGACATTTACGAGCAATACAAGAAGCGAATGATGCTTGGCTACCGTTATAGACCAAACCCACTG AACAATCCAAGGAAAGCATACTACTGA